From the genome of Leptolyngbya sp. 'hensonii':
AATGGCTAAACTCTGTTCCTGAAGCTCGATCGCCTTCGGATAATTGCCCAGGGACAAGTAAGCATTGCCCAGATTGCCGAGGGCTTGCCCCTCCCCCAGCCGGTCTTTGATTTCCCGGGCAATGGCTAAACTCTGTTGGTAATACTCGATCGCTTTGGGATAATTGCCCAGAGACAAGTAAGCATTACCCAGATTGTTTAGGGATTGCCCCTCCCCGAGCCGGTCTTTGAGTTCCCGGGCAATGGCTAAACTCTGTTGGTAATACTCGATCGCTTTGGGATAATTGCCCAGAGCATCGTAAGCAAGGCCCAGATTGCCCAGGGATTTCCTCTCCCCCAGCCGGTCTTTGACTTCCTGGTAGAGCTTGAGGGCTTGTTGCCAGGACCTCATGGCTGCTTCAAACTGGCTGGCGTAGAATTGTTCAATTCCCTGGTCCAGCAGGCGATCGGCCTCGACTTTGCGGGGGTCTTGCGCCTGGGCCAGTTGCAGGGATGATAGGGGTTGGACCTGCTCGGTCAGGATGGTAGCGGAGAGCGCAGGGCTGAGGCCAATCAGGAGAATCAACAGGGAAAGAATGGAAGCGGAGCGTTTGGTCGTACCCAAGGGATGGAGAGACATGGGGGACACCAAATTTCTATGGCCACATTATAAATTCTCAGCTATATAGTTGATGACTGATGTTTTTCAAAAGTTACAGTAGCCCTGCATCTCCCCTAATCAGCCCTCAGGCTCTGGGGTTGGAATGCTTCTGTTTCGTGTTCAGCATCGCTGCTCCCAGGGCTAGATTAGGGGGCGATCGTCTGTTCTTCCTGGCAACAGGACAACATTCTCCAACCATGCTTCCAGGTCAGAGATCGTCGAGAAGTTCAATATTTTGCTCATTAAAGCTGCTTCGATCGTCTGGGCTAGGTCAGGGATGAACAACGCCAGGGTTCAGATTCTATCCATTACACAAATCATGCCAGAAGCTTTGCACAGCAAGGATTTCAACGAATCGTTCTTCTGTGAGTACTCAACAAAAAGGCTTAGAGTGTTATCTCTAAGCCTTTGATTTCGACAAATTCCTGGATTTGAGGCAGGGTTAACCGAGTGCTTCTGCACCACCAACCACTTCCAGAATTTCCTGGGTGATGGCAGCCTGTCTGGCTTTGTTATAGGACAGAGTCAGGGTACCAATCAAATCACTGGCGTTCTCACTGGCATTACTCATCGCCGACATCCGAGCAGCCAGTTCGCTGGCTGCAGATTCCTGCATCGCCCGGAGTAACTGGTTATTCAGATATAGCGGCAATAGGGCATCCAGAATCTGCACTGGATCCTGCTCAAAGATCATGTCTCTGGGCAGATTCTCAAGGGGAGAGGACATTTTCTGCCGTTCCACCTGGAACTGCCCCCCTTTCGTGGTCAAACGGAAGATCTCGTCATCAGAGGCTTCCAGACCTTGTGGATCGAGAGGTAACAGGGTTTGAACCACAGGTCGAGAGCTAATCAAGGAGACAAAGCGAGTATAAACTAACTCCACCCGATCGACCGTTTCTGACAGAAACAGAGACAACAGCTTGTCAGCGACCATGGAAGCTTCCGCTGCGGTAGGAATCTGCTCCAGATTGGTGTAGATCTCATCAATCGGCTGACTGCGCCGCTGGAAATATTGGGCAGCTTTGCGTCCCACCAGGATGTACTGGTAGTTCAAACCTTCCGCCTGAATCTCCTTGGCCCGATTTTCTGCCCGACGAATCACGTTTGTGTTGTAAGCGCCACAGAGACCCCGATCGCCGGAGATCACCAACAGCCCCACCGTTTTCACCTCTCGCTTCCGCAACAGAGGCAGATCGGCATCTTCAAAACGCAAGCGACCCTGCAGGCCATAGAGAACCTGAGCCAGACGATCGGCAAAAGGTCGGGTAGCAATCACCTGCTCTTGGGCCCGACGAACTTTAGCGGCGGCCACCAAACGCATCGCCTCAGTGATTTTCTTGGTGTTCTTGACCGACTTGATGCGATCGCGAATAAACTTAAGATTTGCCATAGTTCTAAAAAGTTTTGAGGTCTAAGCGTTGAGGGATGAGTTTTAAGTTAGGGATAACTCAAAGCTCATCCCCCATCACCGATCAGGCAGTAGCCAGGTAGGTTTTCTTGGATTCTGCAATGGCTTCCTTCAGCAGCGTTTCAGCTTCATCAGTCAACTGCTTATCGTTTTGAACGATTTCAATGTAGCGCTGCTTACTGGTTTTGAGGTAATCCCGGAAGGACTTCAAGTAGCCCCCCACTTTCTCCAGGGCAATGTCATCCAGGTATCCGTTGATCCCGGCATAGATAACCGCCACCTGCTCACTCAAAGGCAGGGGTGAGTACTGAGCCTGCTTCAAAATTTCCCGCAACCGCTGTCCCCGAGCCAGTTGGTTCTGGGTTGATTTATCCAGATCAGAAGCAAACTGAGAAAATGCTTCCAGTTCGGCGAACTGAGCCAGTTCCAGCTTCACCTTACCCGCAACTTTCTTCATCGCTTTGGTTTGGGCTGCAGAACCCACCCGAGAAACGGAGATACCCGCGTTCACTGCAGGACGGAGACCGGAGTTGAACAGGTCAGAAGACAGGAAGATCTGACCATCCGTAATCGAAATCACGTTGGTGGGAATGTAGGCAGAGACGTCACCCGCCTGGGTTTCCACGATCGGCAGGGCAGTCATACTTCCTTCACCCAACTCAGGGCTGAGCTTGGCAGCCCGCTCCAGCAAGCGAGAGTGGATGTAGAAGACATCCCCAGGATAAGCTTCCCGACCTGGCGGACGACGCAGCAGCAGGGACATCTGACGATAAGCTTGAGCCTGCTTGGACAGGTCATCATAAACAACCAAGGTGTGCTTGCCTTTGTACATGAAGTACTCAGCCAGGCTAGCACCCGTGTAAGGGGCAAAGAATTGCAGGGTCGCCGGGTCGTTGGCGTTGGCAGCAACGACAATGGTGTAATCCAGAGCACCCCGTTCCCGGAAAATGTTGACGATGTTCGCAACCGTAGAAGCCTTCTGACCGATGGCCACATAGACGCAGATCACATCGCCACCCTTCTGATTCAGGATGGTGTCCATTGCAACGGAGGTTTTACCGGTTTGGCGGTCACCAATAATCAGTTCTCGCTGCCCCCGGCCAATGGGGATCATGGCATCAATTGCAGTAATCCCGGTTTGCAAGGGTTGGTATACGGACTTTCGCTCAATAATCCCAGGTGCAGGGGACTCAATCAGGCGGGTATCCGTGGTGTGGATCTCTCCTTTGCCATCGATCGGACGGGCCAGGGCATCAACCACACGGCCAATCATGGCATCTCCTACGGGAATCTGAGCGATGCGACCCGTGGAGGTTACAGAACTCCCTTCCTGGATCGATCGGCCATCCCCCATCAGCACCACACCCACGTTGTCTTCTTCCAGGTTGAAGGCGATCCCTACCGTTCCGTCTTCAAACTCCAGCAGTTCACTGGCCATGACCCGATCCAGGCCATAAACCCGAGCAATACCGTCACCAACGGACAGCACCGT
Proteins encoded in this window:
- a CDS encoding tetratricopeptide repeat protein, giving the protein MSLHPLGTTKRSASILSLLILLIGLSPALSATILTEQVQPLSSLQLAQAQDPRKVEADRLLDQGIEQFYASQFEAAMRSWQQALKLYQEVKDRLGERKSLGNLGLAYDALGNYPKAIEYYQQSLAIARELKDRLGEGQSLNNLGNAYLSLGNYPKAIEYYQQSLAIAREIKDRLGEGQALGNLGNAYLSLGNYPKAIELQEQSLAIARELKDRLGEGQSLGNLGLAYLYLGNYGKAISYQEQRLAITREIKDRRGEGQSLGNLGSAYDALGNYPKAIEVQEQSLAIAREIKDRRGEGQSLGNLGSAYXALG
- a CDS encoding F0F1 ATP synthase subunit gamma, with the protein product MANLKFIRDRIKSVKNTKKITEAMRLVAAAKVRRAQEQVIATRPFADRLAQVLYGLQGRLRFEDADLPLLRKREVKTVGLLVISGDRGLCGAYNTNVIRRAENRAKEIQAEGLNYQYILVGRKAAQYFQRRSQPIDEIYTNLEQIPTAAEASMVADKLLSLFLSETVDRVELVYTRFVSLISSRPVVQTLLPLDPQGLEASDDEIFRLTTKGGQFQVERQKMSSPLENLPRDMIFEQDPVQILDALLPLYLNNQLLRAMQESAASELAARMSAMSNASENASDLIGTLTLSYNKARQAAITQEILEVVGGAEALG
- the atpA gene encoding F0F1 ATP synthase subunit alpha, producing MVSIRPDEISNIIRQQIEQYDQDVKVSNVGTVLSVGDGIARVYGLDRVMASELLEFEDGTVGIAFNLEEDNVGVVLMGDGRSIQEGSSVTSTGRIAQIPVGDAMIGRVVDALARPIDGKGEIHTTDTRLIESPAPGIIERKSVYQPLQTGITAIDAMIPIGRGQRELIIGDRQTGKTSVAMDTILNQKGGDVICVYVAIGQKASTVANIVNIFRERGALDYTIVVAANANDPATLQFFAPYTGASLAEYFMYKGKHTLVVYDDLSKQAQAYRQMSLLLRRPPGREAYPGDVFYIHSRLLERAAKLSPELGEGSMTALPIVETQAGDVSAYIPTNVISITDGQIFLSSDLFNSGLRPAVNAGISVSRVGSAAQTKAMKKVAGKVKLELAQFAELEAFSQFASDLDKSTQNQLARGQRLREILKQAQYSPLPLSEQVAVIYAGINGYLDDIALEKVGGYLKSFRDYLKTSKQRYIEIVQNDKQLTDEAETLLKEAIAESKKTYLATA